One window of the Rhizobium sp. ARZ01 genome contains the following:
- the hmgA gene encoding homogentisate 1,2-dioxygenase, which translates to MLDKADTTVAGGTTTSNSVNYMPGFGNDFETEALPGALPQGQNSPQKCNYGLYAEQLSGSPFTAPRGTNERSWLYRIRPSVRHTRRFSNATYPHWKTAPCLDDHSLPLGQLRWNPLPAPKETLNFLEGIRTMTTAGDVLTQIGMAAHAYTFNADMVDDYFFNADGELLVVPQVGALRVFTEMGIMDVEPLEICLIPRGMMFKVSRLGEGDNWRGYICENYGAKFTMPDRGPIGANCLANPRDFKTPVAAFEDKETPCRVHVKWCGKFYVTEIGHSPLDVVAWHGNYAPFKYDLRTFSPVGAILFDHPDPSIFTVLTAPTEEAGTANVDFVIFPPRWLVAEHTFRPPWYHRNIMSEFMGLIHGQYDAKEEGFVPGGMSLHNMMLPHGPDAMGFEKASSNELKPVKLDHTMAFMFETRFPQQLTKFAAELETLQDDYIECWDALERKFDGTPSIK; encoded by the coding sequence ATGCTGGACAAGGCCGACACGACGGTCGCCGGAGGCACGACCACATCCAACAGCGTCAACTACATGCCGGGTTTCGGCAACGATTTTGAGACCGAGGCGCTTCCCGGCGCCCTGCCGCAGGGCCAGAACAGCCCGCAAAAATGCAACTACGGTCTCTATGCCGAGCAGTTGTCGGGCTCCCCCTTCACCGCGCCACGCGGCACCAATGAGCGCTCCTGGCTTTACCGCATTCGCCCCAGCGTGAGGCACACGCGCCGCTTCTCCAATGCCACCTATCCGCACTGGAAGACGGCACCCTGCCTCGATGACCATTCGCTCCCGCTCGGGCAGTTGCGCTGGAACCCGCTGCCCGCGCCGAAGGAAACGCTCAATTTTCTCGAAGGCATCCGTACGATGACGACGGCGGGCGACGTGCTGACGCAGATCGGCATGGCGGCCCACGCCTACACCTTCAACGCCGACATGGTGGACGACTACTTCTTCAACGCCGACGGCGAACTGCTCGTGGTGCCACAGGTGGGGGCGCTTCGTGTCTTCACGGAAATGGGCATCATGGACGTGGAACCACTGGAGATCTGCCTGATCCCACGCGGCATGATGTTCAAAGTCTCCCGCCTCGGGGAAGGGGACAACTGGCGCGGCTACATCTGCGAAAACTACGGCGCGAAGTTCACGATGCCCGATCGCGGGCCGATCGGCGCCAATTGCCTGGCGAACCCGCGCGACTTCAAGACGCCGGTCGCTGCCTTCGAGGACAAGGAGACGCCTTGCCGCGTGCACGTGAAGTGGTGCGGCAAGTTCTACGTCACCGAGATCGGCCATTCGCCGCTCGACGTCGTCGCCTGGCACGGCAATTATGCGCCGTTCAAGTACGACCTCAGGACCTTCTCGCCGGTCGGCGCGATCCTGTTCGATCACCCCGACCCGTCGATCTTCACGGTGCTCACGGCACCGACGGAAGAGGCCGGCACGGCAAACGTCGACTTCGTCATCTTCCCGCCGCGCTGGCTGGTGGCCGAGCACACCTTCCGCCCGCCCTGGTACCACCGCAACATCATGAGCGAGTTCATGGGGTTGATCCACGGTCAGTACGACGCCAAGGAGGAAGGCTTTGTGCCCGGCGGCATGAGCCTGCACAACATGATGCTGCCGCACGGGCCGGATGCGATGGGCTTCGAGAAGGCCTCGAGTAACGAGTTGAAACCGGTCAAGCTCGACCACACCATGGCCTTCATGTTCGAAACCCGCTTCCCCCAGCAACTGACGAAGTTCGCCGCCGAGTTGGAGACGTTGCAGGACGACTACATCGAATGCTGGGATGCGCTGGAGCGCAAGTTCGACGGCACGCCGAGTATCAAGTGA
- a CDS encoding MarR family winged helix-turn-helix transcriptional regulator, with translation MSRNFSTGDDNERGTDFDLGAFLPYRLNRAAEMISLRFAAQYKARYEMTRPEWRALAALGSYGRMTATEVGANSTMHKTKVSRAVKSLEDRRWLKRTIDESDRRVEHLELTAAGFRIYREMVELARAYDRELAALLGPAGLRQLEAGLGAVENAMSPSMSKRGRASFK, from the coding sequence ATGAGCCGGAATTTCAGCACTGGAGACGACAACGAGCGTGGGACTGATTTCGACCTTGGCGCGTTCCTGCCCTATCGGCTGAACCGAGCGGCGGAGATGATCAGCCTGCGCTTTGCCGCGCAATACAAGGCGCGCTACGAAATGACGCGCCCGGAATGGCGGGCGCTCGCCGCCCTCGGCTCCTACGGGCGGATGACGGCGACCGAGGTCGGCGCAAACTCGACGATGCACAAGACGAAGGTTTCGCGGGCGGTGAAATCGCTCGAAGACCGCCGTTGGCTGAAGCGGACGATCGATGAGAGCGACCGTCGCGTCGAGCATCTCGAACTGACCGCGGCGGGTTTTCGCATATACAGGGAAATGGTGGAATTGGCGCGGGCCTATGATCGCGAACTGGCCGCCCTGCTCGGTCCGGCCGGCCTGAGACAGCTGGAGGCTGGTCTTGGCGCGGTGGAGAACGCCATGTCGCCTTCAATGTCTAAGCGTGGACGAGCGAGCTTTAAATAG
- the repA gene encoding plasmid partitioning protein RepA — MRHSQLLSAQLQNLRQQMYPPEAMKSLKTFSSKDAAALLGVAESTLRQMSLDGEGVIPDRQDNGRRVYTLAQINEIRTYLANRRPAEALDFLPRRRPGDKLQVLAIANFKGGSAKTTTTVHLAHYLALQGLRVLAIDLDPQASLSTMFGYQPEFDVDANQTLYAAIRYDENERLPLSDVIRQTYFDGVHIVPGNLELMEYEHETPQAIANGLSRGDGMFFRRLKTVLAEVEDDYDVVLIDAPPQLGYLTLGALYAATGLLITVHPAMLDVASMNQFLAMTSDLLGVIEDAGGALEHDFIRYVLTRHNPHDVPQVNVVALLRSLFGEDVLAASVVDTTAIASAGLEKKSLYEMTRGSVGRDTLNRALESVDAVNAEIFRHIKNVWGRK, encoded by the coding sequence ATGCGACATTCGCAGCTTCTGTCGGCTCAATTGCAGAACCTTCGACAGCAAATGTACCCGCCGGAAGCGATGAAATCGCTGAAGACCTTCTCTTCGAAGGACGCGGCAGCACTCCTTGGCGTGGCCGAGTCGACGTTGCGCCAGATGTCGCTCGACGGCGAAGGGGTGATCCCCGACCGGCAGGATAACGGCCGGCGCGTCTACACGCTGGCGCAGATCAACGAAATCCGCACCTACCTCGCCAATCGCCGCCCCGCGGAGGCGCTCGATTTTCTGCCGCGCCGGCGCCCGGGCGACAAGCTGCAGGTCCTTGCGATCGCCAACTTCAAGGGCGGTTCGGCCAAGACGACGACGACGGTGCACCTGGCGCACTACCTCGCCTTGCAGGGACTGCGCGTGCTTGCGATCGACCTCGATCCGCAGGCCTCGCTCTCCACCATGTTCGGCTATCAGCCCGAGTTCGACGTTGACGCCAACCAGACGCTCTATGCGGCGATCCGCTACGATGAGAACGAGCGGCTTCCCCTCTCCGACGTCATTCGCCAGACCTACTTCGATGGCGTCCACATCGTGCCCGGCAACCTCGAGTTGATGGAGTACGAACATGAGACGCCGCAGGCGATCGCCAACGGCCTGTCGCGTGGCGACGGCATGTTCTTCCGTCGGCTGAAGACGGTTCTCGCCGAGGTGGAGGACGATTATGACGTCGTGCTGATCGATGCCCCGCCTCAACTTGGATACCTGACGCTCGGCGCACTCTATGCAGCGACCGGCCTCCTGATCACCGTGCATCCGGCGATGCTCGACGTCGCCTCGATGAACCAGTTCCTCGCCATGACAAGCGACCTGCTTGGCGTCATCGAGGATGCCGGTGGCGCGTTGGAGCATGACTTCATTCGCTACGTTCTGACCCGTCACAATCCGCACGACGTCCCGCAGGTGAACGTCGTGGCGCTGCTTCGCTCGTTGTTCGGCGAGGACGTGCTGGCCGCGTCCGTGGTCGATACGACCGCCATCGCCAGTGCCGGCTTGGAAAAGAAGAGCCTTTACGAGATGACCCGGGGCAGTGTTGGCCGCGATACGCTCAACCGCGCACTCGAATCCGTCGACGCGGTCAACGCCGAGATCTTTCGCCACATCAAGAACGTCTGGGGACGCAAATGA